CACATAATTACTCTGTCGCCCGCGATCTCCGGCCACCGAAGAAATTACCGCGATCGTGCCGGCTTTTTGCTGCTCCATGACATTGGCAAAGCGTGTGAGTAGAGATACCACGCTGACGAAGTTTGTTTGCAGGACGTGTTCTGCTGCGCGGGCATCGCGTTCCGCCAGTTGCTGATCGCCGAGAATTCCGTAAGCGACGAATAGCAGGTCAACCGTTCCAAGCAGCGTTAGCGATTCGTCGATGAGCATCGCGTGTTTGTCAGTATCCGCGAGGTCACAGGCGCAGGTTGTCACGTGAGCACCGCTGCGCGTTCGAATGTCAGCTGCGACCGTGTTCAGGTTCTCACCATTTCTCGCGAGCAAATGAAACCGCGTCTCTGCGGTGGCCAACTCTTTCATCGCGGCCTGGGCAATGGCCGAGGTAGCTCCAAGCACGACGATTTTTCTAGGAAGCTCTCTCATTCTTACCTGTTCATCACGCGCCGCCAGAACGATGAGGAGAACGAGGGATCAACGAAACGAGCGAACTCCTCCCATTGCGGGTAGAACCGTCGAAACTGTTTCGCCGTCATGAATGCGTCTTTCGCAGGATAAACTCGGCCTCCCGCATCGGCGGTCATCTGGTTTAAGCGCTCTAGCAATGGCTCTGTGCGTCCGGCCTTCATCGGGAAGTCGAGTGCCAAGGTAATCCCCGGCATGGGAAACGACATCATCCCCGGAGATTTCAGGTTTCCACACACCTTAAGGACAGCAAGAAATGAAGCAAGCCCGGACTTTGCTATGACAGCGAGAATTTCGGAGATGGCCTCTGCGCTTGGAACGCAACACTGGAACTGTGTCAGCCCACGCTTTCCATAGAGTCGATTCCAACGCAAGATGGCATCGAGTGGATAGAAGAACGGCTCGTAATCGCTCGCAGTGCTGACGTGTTTGTGGAACTGCTTCCGGTAATACGCCGCGTTGAATGCTGCAACGGAATAGCGGTTCAGTGCGATGCTTGGAAGATCGCACGGAAACGTCAAACTGCGTTTACTCTTTCGTGCTGACAGGCTCTTTTGTGACGAATGATCGCCCGCCAAGAAGATGCCGCGCGCGAACTCCTTGCCGCTGGAAACGCAATCAACCCACGCTACTGTGTACTCGTGATCGGAGAGTTCCTTCGAGAGGACAACGAATTCGTTCAACCCCCGAAATTTCACGCTTTCTATGCTGATGCTGCGACCGCTCACTGGCCGCAACTGAATCTCAGCCCAAGTGATTAAGCCTGTAAGGCCAAGCCCGCCGATAGTGGCAGCGAACCCGTCCGGGTTAGATTCCGGGGAGCAGAACGCACGCGTTCCGTCACTGCGAACCAACTCGAAGCCCCGTACGAAACGGCCGAAGGTCCCAGCGACGTGATGGTTTTTGCCATGGACATCATTTGCGATTGCGCCGCCTACGGTGACGTATTTCGTTCCGGGTGTGACCGGCAAAAACCAGCCCCGCGGAACACTGAACTCGAGTATTTCCGCGAGCGAAACTCCCGCTTCGCAGCGAAGGACTCCCGTAGCTGGATCGAACGAAAGAAACCTGTTGAGACCGCGCGTGAGCAGAACGATATTGCCGTCGTTCAGGCAAACGTCACCGTAGCTTCGCCCCAGGCCCACGGGCAGCATGGCTTTGGAAAGAGATTTGACTGGAAACTCATTGCCCCAATTGAGCGCAACCTCGTCCTGGATCACTTTTGGATATCGACCCCAGGATTCAAAGCGCGACATGCTCTACCGGGCTCCAAGAATCAAGATGATTGCGGAGAATGCTCCTATCCAGATGCTGACGCGATCGGTGAGTGCAAAGACCACCGGGTCTTCATGCATTTCGCCCCGATGTGCAAGCAGCCAAACTCGATTGATCCAATACACGAGGACCGGAACAATAGCCCACAAGGCTTGTGGATGATGATATAAGCGCTGGACATCCGGACTACTGACGTACAGCACAAATATCACGACTGCGGCATAGGCACTGGCTGTGCCGAAGCTCCGCAATTGCTCGATATCGTCCACTCGATAACCTCTGTCATTTGCCGGCAAGGCATGTCTTTCCCGTAGGCCCTGCAACTCTTCGTAGCGTTTCACGATGGCGAGGCTGAGGAAGAAGAAGAGCGAAAACGACTCGAACCATGTGGACAACGGAACAGATGTCACAACACTGCCGCATATGATACGGATCGTATACAGTCCCGCGAGAACGAGTACATCCAAAATGGCGATCTTTTTCAGCAGGAACGAGTAAGAGATCGTGCCAACTAGATAGGCGCAAAGCATGTACGCGAATTTCGCGGGTTGCGTCGACGAGTACACTCCTGCCGCGCAAAGCAGCACCGCTGCAAC
The genomic region above belongs to Terriglobales bacterium and contains:
- a CDS encoding SDR family oxidoreductase — its product is MRELPRKIVVLGATSAIAQAAMKELATAETRFHLLARNGENLNTVAADIRTRSGAHVTTCACDLADTDKHAMLIDESLTLLGTVDLLFVAYGILGDQQLAERDARAAEHVLQTNFVSVVSLLTRFANVMEQQKAGTIAVISSVAGDRGRQSNYVYGASKGGLDIFLQGLRNRLYRFNVHVLTIKPGFVDTPMTAHIPKNALFASPGTVAKSIVGAIQKQKDVVYVPMYWRVIMALIKSIPERVFKRLKL
- a CDS encoding FAD-binding oxidoreductase, producing MSRFESWGRYPKVIQDEVALNWGNEFPVKSLSKAMLPVGLGRSYGDVCLNDGNIVLLTRGLNRFLSFDPATGVLRCEAGVSLAEILEFSVPRGWFLPVTPGTKYVTVGGAIANDVHGKNHHVAGTFGRFVRGFELVRSDGTRAFCSPESNPDGFAATIGGLGLTGLITWAEIQLRPVSGRSISIESVKFRGLNEFVVLSKELSDHEYTVAWVDCVSSGKEFARGIFLAGDHSSQKSLSARKSKRSLTFPCDLPSIALNRYSVAAFNAAYYRKQFHKHVSTASDYEPFFYPLDAILRWNRLYGKRGLTQFQCCVPSAEAISEILAVIAKSGLASFLAVLKVCGNLKSPGMMSFPMPGITLALDFPMKAGRTEPLLERLNQMTADAGGRVYPAKDAFMTAKQFRRFYPQWEEFARFVDPSFSSSFWRRVMNR